The Acidimicrobiales bacterium genome contains a region encoding:
- a CDS encoding VWA domain-containing protein — MAPEPGPPASPGPVPTVLGVPDPARLAVGFGRALRGAGLDVPAGNVVVFVEALDAVGMTSRSPVYWAGRATLVHRPEDRPVYDRVFAAFWQGWRPPTVDDRRTEHVTLALDVDDEGDEAAEGADDDDRDPGDVLAVRWSPVEVLRHKDFAACSPAELDEARRLMAEIRLAGALRRSRRQRRSKRDRGRPDLRRTVQAALRAGGEPMRRRALESATRPRRVVLLCDVSGSMEPYARALLRFAHAAVAGRTRVEAFALGTRLTRLTRELSNRDPDAALGRAGAAVADWAGGTRLGEGLREFNDRWGVRGMARGAVVVVLSDGWDRGEPEVLGEQMARLHRVAHRVVWVNPLKATPGYAPLARGMAAALPHVDEFVEGHSVAALEHLAEVIAR; from the coding sequence GTGGCGCCTGAGCCGGGCCCGCCGGCTTCGCCGGGGCCGGTCCCGACCGTCCTCGGCGTCCCCGACCCGGCCCGGCTGGCGGTGGGCTTCGGCCGGGCCCTGCGGGGGGCGGGGCTCGACGTGCCGGCCGGCAACGTCGTCGTGTTCGTCGAGGCCCTGGACGCCGTCGGCATGACGAGCCGGTCGCCCGTGTACTGGGCCGGCCGGGCCACGCTCGTCCACCGGCCCGAGGACCGGCCCGTCTACGACCGGGTCTTCGCCGCCTTCTGGCAGGGCTGGCGGCCGCCCACCGTCGACGACCGGCGCACCGAGCACGTCACCCTCGCCCTCGACGTGGACGACGAGGGCGACGAGGCCGCCGAGGGCGCGGACGACGACGACCGGGACCCGGGCGACGTGCTGGCCGTGCGCTGGAGCCCCGTCGAGGTGCTGCGGCACAAGGACTTCGCCGCCTGCTCCCCGGCCGAGCTGGACGAGGCCAGGCGGCTGATGGCCGAGATCCGGCTGGCCGGCGCCCTGCGCCGCTCCCGCCGCCAGCGGCGCTCCAAGCGGGACCGGGGGCGGCCCGACCTGCGCCGCACCGTGCAGGCCGCGCTGCGGGCCGGCGGCGAGCCGATGCGGCGGCGGGCCCTCGAGTCGGCCACCCGGCCCCGGCGGGTGGTGCTGCTGTGCGACGTGAGCGGGTCGATGGAGCCCTACGCCAGGGCCCTGCTGCGCTTCGCCCACGCCGCCGTCGCCGGCCGCACCAGGGTCGAGGCGTTCGCGCTCGGCACCCGCCTCACCCGCCTGACCCGGGAGCTGTCCAACCGGGACCCGGACGCCGCCCTCGGCCGGGCCGGCGCCGCCGTCGCCGACTGGGCCGGCGGCACCCGCCTCGGCGAGGGGCTGCGGGAGTTCAACGACCGCTGGGGGGTGCGGGGCATGGCCAGGGGCGCGGTCGTCGTGGTCCTGTCCGACGGCTGGGACCGGGGTGAGCCCGAGGTGCTCGGCGAGCAGATGGCCCGCCTGCACCGGGTCGCCCACCGGGTCGTCTGGGTGAACCCGCTCAAGGCGACCCCTGGGTACGCTCCGCTGGCGAGGGGCATGGCCGCCGCCCTGCCCCACGTCGACGAGTTCGTCGAGGGCCACTCCGTCGCCGCCCTCGAGCACCTCGCGGAGGTCATCGCACGATGA
- a CDS encoding MoxR family ATPase, translating to MNVDDVRAALAEHGYLADEGLATAVFLALRLRRPLLLEGEAGVGKTEVAKVLSRWTGGELLRLQCYEGIDVGQAVYEWDYSRQLLHLRAAEAAGVAAGEGTERLEDELYSERFLVRRPLLRALTAGDGPPPVLLIDEVDRADDEFEAFLLEILSDYAVTVPELGTFHADVPPVVVITSNRTRDVHDALKRRCLYHWVEHPSFEREVAIVRLRAPEVPERLARQVAGAVEQVRALGLYKPPGVAETIDWAVALAALGRTELDEASVGATLGTLLKYREDQERLATRGVGDLVRAAVLRGA from the coding sequence CTGAACGTCGACGACGTTCGGGCCGCGCTCGCCGAGCACGGGTACCTCGCCGACGAGGGCCTCGCCACCGCCGTCTTCCTCGCCCTGCGCCTCCGCCGCCCCCTCCTGCTGGAGGGGGAGGCGGGCGTGGGGAAGACCGAGGTCGCCAAGGTGCTGTCCCGGTGGACGGGCGGCGAGCTCCTGCGCCTCCAGTGCTACGAGGGCATCGACGTCGGCCAGGCCGTCTACGAGTGGGACTACTCCCGCCAGCTGCTGCACCTGCGGGCCGCCGAGGCCGCGGGGGTGGCCGCCGGCGAGGGGACGGAGCGGCTGGAGGACGAGCTGTACTCGGAGCGGTTCCTCGTCCGCCGGCCGCTCCTGCGGGCGCTGACGGCCGGGGACGGCCCGCCGCCGGTGCTGCTGATCGACGAGGTCGACCGGGCCGACGACGAGTTCGAGGCGTTCCTGCTCGAGATCCTCTCGGACTACGCGGTCACGGTGCCCGAGCTCGGCACGTTCCACGCCGACGTGCCGCCCGTCGTCGTCATCACCTCGAACCGCACGCGGGACGTGCACGACGCGCTCAAGCGGCGGTGCCTGTACCACTGGGTGGAGCACCCGTCCTTCGAGCGGGAGGTCGCCATCGTGCGCCTGCGGGCACCCGAGGTGCCCGAGCGGCTGGCCCGCCAGGTGGCGGGGGCCGTCGAGCAGGTGCGGGCGCTCGGCCTCTACAAGCCGCCCGGGGTGGCCGAGACCATCGACTGGGCCGTCGCCCTCGCCGCCCTCGGGCGCACGGAGCTGGACGAGGCGTCGGTCGGCGCGACCCTCGGCACCCTGCTGAAGTACCGCGAGGACCAGGAGCGGCTGGCCACGCGGGGGGTGGGCGACCTGGTCAGGGCGGCCGTCCTCCGTGGCGCCTGA
- a CDS encoding XdhC family protein, which produces MREILDDLERWRSAGKRVAVARVVDVEGSGPRLPGAAMAVSEDGEVAGSVSGGCVEGAVVTEALAILAGEAERRVITFGFSDDEAFAVGLTCGGTVHLYVEPLDW; this is translated from the coding sequence ATGAGGGAGATCCTGGACGACCTGGAGCGCTGGCGGTCGGCCGGCAAGCGGGTGGCCGTGGCCCGGGTGGTCGACGTCGAGGGGTCCGGCCCCCGGCTGCCCGGCGCGGCGATGGCGGTGAGCGAGGACGGGGAGGTGGCCGGGTCCGTGTCCGGCGGCTGCGTCGAGGGCGCGGTGGTCACCGAGGCGCTCGCCATCCTCGCCGGCGAGGCCGAGCGGCGGGTCATCACGTTCGGGTTCAGCGACGACGAGGCGTTCGCCGTCGGGCTCACCTGCGGCGGGACGGTCCACCTCTACGTCGAGCCCCTCGACTGGTAA
- a CDS encoding xanthine dehydrogenase family protein subunit M, with the protein MIPAAFDYVRAVSVDEALSLLAEHGDDAKVLAGGHSLLPLMKLRLATPAVLVDVGRLDDLRYIRDAGDHVAIGALTRHHDVEFSDLLKEQVPLLPAATAKVGDPQVRHRGTIGGSIAHGDPASDHPAVLMALRATLVARGPQGERTIPVDEFFTGFLETALAPDELLTEIRVPKLPGAPWSFQKFNRRAQDWAIVGVAAVKDGDVGVGLVNMGSTPLRAAAVEEAVRSGAAAADAAQRADEGTEPPADLNASTEYRRHLAKVLVRRALEEVGG; encoded by the coding sequence ATGATCCCCGCAGCGTTCGACTACGTCAGGGCCGTCTCGGTCGACGAGGCGCTGTCGCTGCTGGCCGAGCACGGCGACGACGCCAAGGTGCTCGCCGGCGGCCACTCGCTGCTCCCGCTGATGAAGCTGCGGCTGGCCACGCCGGCCGTGCTCGTCGACGTCGGCCGGCTCGACGACCTCCGCTACATCCGCGACGCCGGCGACCACGTCGCCATCGGCGCCCTCACCCGGCACCACGACGTCGAGTTCTCGGACCTCCTGAAGGAGCAGGTGCCGCTCCTGCCGGCGGCCACGGCCAAGGTCGGCGACCCGCAGGTGCGGCACCGGGGGACGATCGGCGGCTCGATCGCCCACGGCGACCCGGCCTCCGACCACCCGGCCGTGCTGATGGCCCTGCGGGCGACGCTCGTGGCCAGGGGCCCGCAGGGGGAGCGGACGATCCCGGTGGACGAGTTCTTCACCGGGTTCCTCGAGACCGCGCTCGCCCCCGACGAGCTCCTCACCGAGATCCGGGTGCCGAAGCTGCCGGGCGCGCCGTGGAGCTTCCAGAAGTTCAACCGCCGGGCGCAGGACTGGGCCATCGTCGGCGTCGCCGCCGTGAAGGACGGCGATGTCGGCGTGGGCCTCGTCAACATGGGCTCGACGCCGCTGCGGGCCGCCGCGGTCGAGGAGGCGGTGCGCTCGGGCGCGGCGGCCGCCGACGCCGCCCAGCGGGCCGACGAGGGCACCGAGCCGCCGGCCGACCTGAACGCCTCGACCGAGTACCGCCGCCACCTGGCGAAGGTCCTCGTCCGCCGCGCCCTCGAGGAGGTCGGCGGCTGA